In Alphaproteobacteria bacterium, one genomic interval encodes:
- a CDS encoding error-prone DNA polymerase, with amino-acid sequence MAHAYAELQASSNFSFLHGASHPGELVETASDLGLTALALTDRNSLAGIVRAHAAARHADMQLIVASRLDLTDGPSLLVMPTDRQAYGRLTRLLTLGKRRAKKGACHIALADVYDHAQGQVFIQLPPADWQQESLIRQTRAIASDLGAPCFLAASHLYQGDDRRRLARLAAVAESAGTPLVATNDVHYHVPARRPLQDVLTCIREHCTITEAGFRLAANSERHLKSPADMARLFAGHEAAIARTVDIARACRFNLDELRYNYPEEPVPPGETPQSQLEKLTWAGAGDRYPAGLPDRIVATIRKELTLIARLGYAPYFLTVHDIVHWARAQNILCQGRGSAANSIVCYCLSITSVNPDEIDLLFERFISEERNEPPDIDVDFEHERREEVMQYIYDRYGRERAGIAATVITYRSRSAVREVGKAMGLSADTTAALAGNVWGWSSQGVPDEQVRQAGLDPADPLLRRTLALTRMLIGFPRHLSQHVGGFVLTQDPLSEVIPIGNAAMADRTFVEWDKNDLDVLGILKIDVLALGMLTCLRKAFALLETHYGKRLSLAAVPRDDPATYQMIQKADTVGVFQIESRAQMSMLPRLRPANMYDLVIEVAIVRPGPIQGGMVHPYLRRRQGLEKVEYPSEGLRSVLEKTLGVPLFQEQAMKIAIIAAGFTPGEADRLRRAMASFRHIGDIGNFKDKFIRGMTTNGYTTDFSERCFKQIEGFSDYGFPESHAASFALLAYASSWLKCHYPDVFTCALLNAQPMGFYSSSSLVRDFRDHGGETRPVDVSYSAWDHRLEARDPHRPDEQTSFALRLGLRQVKGLREEDAHKITAVRGAGFRNLRDFCFRTGLNTAALCRLAHADAFRSLNLDRRAATWEIRAMTGPNGQSSMVEALPLFAAADTVRDGPMQPEETVTLPAMQPGEHVMEDYQSLRLSLKAHPLSFLRPVLAERHIKPAGDLTNLPTDSLVRIAGLVLTRQRPGTASGVVFMTLEDETGTANIIVWPTILESHRRIALGARMVSIEGRLQNEQGVIHVIARRLTDLTSLLLDTLQSEESGQPEQESRATASPHRHPRSVRALPKGRNFH; translated from the coding sequence ATGGCACACGCTTATGCCGAGTTGCAGGCAAGCAGCAACTTTTCCTTCTTGCATGGCGCCTCCCACCCCGGCGAGCTGGTGGAAACAGCCAGCGACCTCGGCCTGACAGCCCTGGCCCTGACTGATCGCAACAGTCTGGCCGGCATCGTGCGGGCTCACGCCGCCGCCCGACACGCCGATATGCAACTGATCGTCGCCAGCCGTCTCGACCTGACCGATGGGCCAAGCCTTCTGGTCATGCCCACCGACCGACAGGCCTATGGACGCTTGACCCGCCTGCTGACCCTTGGCAAGCGGCGGGCGAAAAAAGGCGCATGCCATATCGCTCTGGCGGATGTCTATGATCATGCTCAGGGGCAGGTCTTTATTCAGTTGCCCCCCGCCGACTGGCAACAGGAATCCCTGATCCGTCAGACACGCGCCATCGCCAGCGATCTGGGCGCTCCATGCTTTCTTGCGGCCAGTCACCTCTATCAGGGCGATGATCGCCGTCGTCTCGCCCGTCTGGCGGCCGTGGCCGAGAGCGCCGGAACGCCGTTGGTGGCAACCAACGACGTGCACTATCACGTGCCGGCCCGCCGGCCATTGCAGGATGTGCTGACCTGCATTCGTGAACACTGCACCATCACCGAAGCCGGCTTCCGCCTTGCCGCCAATAGCGAGCGGCACCTGAAGTCACCGGCCGACATGGCGCGCCTGTTCGCCGGCCACGAGGCTGCCATTGCCCGCACGGTGGATATCGCCCGGGCATGTCGCTTCAACCTGGACGAGCTGCGCTACAACTACCCCGAAGAGCCGGTGCCGCCTGGCGAAACACCCCAAAGCCAGCTTGAGAAGTTGACCTGGGCCGGCGCCGGGGATCGTTATCCGGCCGGCCTGCCGGACAGGATCGTGGCGACCATACGCAAGGAGCTAACCCTTATCGCCAGGCTTGGCTATGCGCCGTATTTCCTCACTGTCCACGACATCGTGCACTGGGCCCGGGCCCAGAATATCCTATGCCAGGGCCGTGGTTCGGCGGCCAACTCAATAGTCTGCTATTGCCTGTCCATCACGTCCGTCAATCCGGACGAAATTGACCTCCTGTTCGAACGCTTCATCTCCGAAGAGCGCAACGAACCACCGGATATCGACGTGGATTTCGAGCACGAGCGCCGCGAGGAGGTGATGCAGTACATCTATGACCGCTATGGCCGGGAGCGAGCCGGCATCGCCGCCACGGTCATCACCTACCGGTCACGCAGCGCCGTGCGCGAAGTAGGCAAAGCCATGGGCCTGTCAGCCGACACGACCGCGGCGCTGGCCGGCAATGTGTGGGGCTGGTCGAGCCAGGGCGTGCCGGATGAACAGGTGCGGCAGGCGGGCCTGGATCCGGCCGACCCCCTGCTGCGCCGCACCCTGGCCCTGACCCGCATGCTCATCGGCTTTCCCCGCCACCTGTCACAGCATGTGGGCGGGTTCGTCCTGACCCAGGACCCCCTGTCGGAGGTCATCCCCATCGGCAACGCCGCCATGGCCGACCGCACCTTCGTCGAATGGGACAAGAACGATCTGGACGTTCTCGGCATCCTCAAGATCGATGTCCTGGCGCTGGGCATGCTGACCTGCCTGCGCAAGGCTTTTGCCCTGCTGGAAACCCACTATGGCAAGCGTCTGAGTCTGGCCGCAGTTCCGCGTGACGATCCGGCTACGTATCAGATGATTCAGAAAGCCGACACGGTTGGTGTTTTCCAGATTGAGAGTCGGGCCCAGATGTCCATGTTGCCCCGCCTCAGGCCGGCCAACATGTATGATCTGGTCATCGAGGTCGCCATCGTCCGGCCGGGGCCAATCCAGGGCGGCATGGTGCACCCCTATCTGCGCCGGCGGCAGGGCCTGGAAAAAGTGGAGTATCCGTCCGAGGGCCTGCGAAGCGTTCTTGAAAAGACACTCGGCGTTCCGTTGTTCCAGGAACAGGCCATGAAGATCGCCATCATCGCGGCCGGCTTCACACCGGGAGAGGCGGATCGGCTGCGCCGCGCCATGGCAAGCTTTCGTCACATTGGCGACATCGGCAACTTTAAGGATAAGTTCATCCGCGGCATGACTACCAATGGCTATACAACCGACTTCTCAGAGCGCTGTTTCAAGCAGATCGAAGGGTTCAGCGACTATGGCTTTCCGGAAAGCCATGCCGCCAGCTTCGCTCTGCTGGCCTATGCCTCGTCCTGGCTCAAATGTCATTACCCTGACGTTTTCACCTGTGCTCTTCTCAATGCCCAGCCCATGGGCTTCTACTCATCTTCCTCCCTGGTCCGGGATTTCCGGGATCATGGCGGCGAAACACGCCCCGTGGATGTCAGCTACAGCGCCTGGGACCACCGGCTCGAAGCCAGAGACCCGCATCGCCCGGACGAGCAGACATCCTTTGCACTGCGTCTTGGCCTGCGCCAGGTGAAAGGCCTGCGGGAGGAGGATGCACACAAAATCACCGCCGTGCGCGGAGCAGGCTTCCGCAATCTACGCGATTTCTGTTTCAGGACCGGCCTTAACACCGCGGCTCTCTGCCGTCTGGCCCACGCCGATGCCTTTCGCTCCCTGAATCTGGACCGCCGCGCCGCGACCTGGGAAATTCGCGCCATGACCGGCCCGAACGGCCAATCTTCCATGGTCGAAGCCCTGCCACTGTTTGCCGCAGCCGATACGGTCCGGGATGGCCCCATGCAACCGGAGGAGACCGTCACGTTGCCGGCCATGCAGCCCGGTGAACATGTCATGGAGGATTATCAAAGCCTGCGCCTGTCCCTCAAGGCACACCCGCTTTCCTTCCTGCGCCCGGTCCTGGCTGAACGCCACATCAAGCCCGCAGGGGATCTGACGAATCTCCCCACCGACAGCCTTGTCCGGATTGCCGGCCTCGTCCTGACCCGGCAGCGTCCGGGAACCGCCAGCGGTGTGGTCTTCATGACCCTGGAGGATGAAACCGGTACCGCCAACATTATTGTCTGGCCGACAATCCTCGAAAGCCACCGCCGTATTGCTCTTGGTGCCCGCATGGTGTCCATAGAAGGTCGGCTGCAAAACGAGCAGGGGGTCATTCACGTCATCGCACGCCGCCTGACGGACCTCACCTCCCTATTACTGGATACGCTACAGAGTGAAGAGTCCGGTCAGCCCGAACAGGAATCGCGCGCAACCGCCAGCCCCCACCGTCATCCACGATCCGTCCGGGCTCTTCCCAAGGGGCGGAACTTTCACTAG